In the Aromatoleum bremense genome, one interval contains:
- a CDS encoding trans-sulfuration enzyme family protein gives MTDKAGFSTLAVHAGQAPDPATGAVITPIYATSTYAQTSPGVHQGLDYARSHNPTRWAYERCVAALEDGAAGFAFGSGMAAIATVLELLDAGAHVVALDDLYGGTRRLFERVRRRSADLRFSYSTLASEAELEAAITPETRMIWVESPSNPLLKLVDLEMVARVAKRHGVLAVADNTFASPWVQRPLALGFDVVVHSATKYLNGHSDVIGGVSVVRDAALAERLGFLQNAVGAIPGAFDCFLVNRGLKTLALRMERHCANGLAVAQWLERHPQVERVIYPGLPSHPQHELACRQMRGFGGMVTAVVKGGEDEARRFLEHCELFTLAESLGGVESLIEHPALMTHASVPAEVRAALGIGDALVRLSVGIEDVADLIADLERALAAV, from the coding sequence ATGACCGACAAAGCCGGATTCTCGACCCTCGCGGTGCACGCCGGCCAGGCACCGGACCCGGCGACCGGCGCGGTGATCACGCCGATCTACGCGACCTCGACGTATGCGCAGACAAGCCCCGGCGTGCATCAGGGACTCGACTACGCGCGCAGCCACAACCCGACGCGCTGGGCGTACGAGCGCTGCGTCGCGGCGCTCGAGGACGGCGCCGCAGGATTCGCGTTCGGCTCGGGCATGGCGGCGATCGCGACGGTGCTCGAACTCCTCGACGCCGGCGCCCACGTCGTCGCCCTCGACGATCTCTACGGCGGCACGCGCCGGCTGTTCGAGCGCGTGCGGCGGCGCTCGGCGGACTTACGCTTCAGCTATTCGACGCTCGCCTCCGAAGCCGAGCTCGAAGCGGCGATCACGCCCGAGACGCGGATGATCTGGGTCGAGTCGCCGAGCAATCCGCTGCTGAAGCTCGTCGACCTCGAAATGGTCGCGCGGGTCGCGAAGCGCCACGGCGTGCTCGCGGTCGCCGACAACACGTTCGCGTCGCCATGGGTGCAGCGCCCGCTCGCGCTCGGCTTTGACGTCGTCGTGCATTCGGCGACGAAATACCTCAACGGCCACTCGGACGTCATCGGCGGCGTCTCCGTCGTGCGCGACGCGGCGCTCGCCGAGCGGCTCGGCTTCCTGCAAAACGCGGTCGGCGCGATTCCCGGCGCGTTCGACTGCTTCCTCGTCAACCGCGGCCTGAAGACGCTCGCGCTGCGCATGGAACGCCACTGCGCCAACGGCCTCGCGGTCGCGCAGTGGCTCGAACGCCATCCGCAGGTCGAGCGCGTGATCTATCCCGGCCTCCCGAGCCACCCGCAGCATGAACTCGCGTGCCGTCAGATGCGCGGCTTCGGCGGCATGGTGACGGCGGTGGTCAAGGGCGGAGAAGACGAGGCGCGGCGCTTTCTCGAGCATTGCGAGCTGTTTACGCTCGCCGAGAGCCTCGGCGGTGTCGAGAGCCTCATCGAACACCCGGCGCTCATGACGCACGCGTCGGTGCCGGCGGAGGTGCGCGCCGCGCTCGGCATCGGGGACGCGCTCGTGCGCCTGTCGGTCGGCATCGAGGACGTGGCCGACCTGATCGCGGACCTCGAGCGCGCGCTCGCGGCGGTCTAG
- a CDS encoding hydrogenase 4 subunit F has protein sequence MEALLLVLAIPLAGGALLALWGERESAPELNAGVSLATLAAAAWLTVQVIRDGPLLAWGEWFFVDALNVFLVTLTAFVGFTTALFSRPYMRIERDHGKMTPRRMRLFHSMYQLFNGMMLLALTTNNLGILWVAMEAATLTTVLLVSVYRTAASLEAAWKYFILCGVGIAQALFGTILLYLAAERAIGGGDGALLWTHLAESKHLLDPAILSLAFVFLLLGYGTKVGLVPVHNWLPDAHAEGPTPISAVLSGLLLNVALYAVLRVKVLADGALANGLPGRMMIGFGLVTVVVAAFFLSRQRDVKRMFAYSSIEHMGLMTFAFGLGGPIANFAGLLHMTVHALVKSAIFFAVGHAVQKAGSQAMEDIRGLLKVSPTVGWGLMLGTLAILGMPPFGVFASEFLILTTAMRELPWATPFLLVALGVAFAAIFGRVQPMVFGETSLRPLAHPPALLPVFVHLGLALMLGLYIPPWLDGWYREAARMIGG, from the coding sequence ATGGAAGCGCTGCTGCTCGTCCTCGCGATCCCGCTCGCCGGCGGCGCGCTGCTCGCGCTGTGGGGCGAGCGCGAGTCGGCGCCGGAGTTGAACGCCGGAGTCAGTCTCGCGACGCTCGCGGCCGCCGCGTGGCTGACCGTGCAGGTGATCCGCGACGGCCCGCTGCTCGCGTGGGGCGAGTGGTTCTTCGTCGATGCGCTCAACGTCTTCCTCGTCACGCTGACCGCGTTCGTCGGCTTCACGACCGCGCTGTTCTCCCGCCCCTACATGCGCATCGAGCGTGACCACGGCAAGATGACGCCGCGGCGCATGCGGCTCTTCCACAGCATGTACCAGCTCTTCAACGGCATGATGCTGCTCGCGCTGACGACCAACAACCTCGGCATCCTGTGGGTCGCGATGGAGGCGGCGACGCTGACGACCGTGCTGCTGGTGTCGGTCTATCGCACCGCGGCGAGCCTCGAGGCGGCGTGGAAGTACTTCATCCTGTGCGGCGTCGGCATCGCGCAGGCGCTGTTCGGCACGATCCTGCTGTACCTCGCCGCGGAACGCGCAATCGGCGGCGGCGACGGCGCGCTGCTGTGGACTCACCTGGCCGAGTCGAAGCACCTGCTCGACCCGGCGATCCTGTCGCTCGCGTTCGTGTTCCTGCTGCTGGGCTACGGCACGAAAGTCGGCCTCGTGCCGGTACATAACTGGCTCCCCGACGCGCATGCCGAAGGCCCGACGCCGATTTCGGCGGTGCTCTCCGGGCTGCTGCTGAATGTCGCGCTGTACGCGGTGCTGCGTGTCAAGGTGCTTGCCGACGGCGCACTCGCCAACGGCCTGCCAGGGCGCATGATGATCGGGTTCGGGCTGGTCACCGTCGTCGTCGCGGCGTTCTTCCTGTCGCGCCAGCGCGACGTCAAGCGCATGTTCGCGTACTCGTCGATCGAGCACATGGGGCTGATGACGTTCGCGTTCGGTCTGGGCGGTCCGATCGCGAACTTCGCCGGGCTGCTGCACATGACGGTGCATGCGCTCGTCAAGTCCGCGATCTTCTTCGCCGTCGGCCACGCGGTGCAGAAAGCGGGCTCGCAGGCGATGGAGGACATCCGCGGCCTGCTGAAAGTGAGCCCGACGGTCGGCTGGGGGCTGATGCTCGGCACGCTCGCGATCCTCGGCATGCCGCCGTTCGGCGTCTTCGCGAGCGAGTTCCTGATCCTGACGACGGCGATGCGCGAGCTGCCATGGGCGACGCCGTTCCTGCTCGTCGCGCTCGGCGTCGCCTTCGCCGCGATCTTCGGCCGCGTGCAGCCGATGGTGTTCGGCGAGACCTCGCTGCGCCCGCTCGCGCATCCGCCGGCGCTGCTGCCGGTGTTCGTCCATCTCGGGCTCGCGCTGATGCTCGGGCTCTACATCCCGCCCTGGCTCGACGGCTGGTACCGCGAGGCCGCGCGCATGATCGGAGGCTGA
- a CDS encoding pyridoxal-phosphate dependent enzyme, with protein sequence MAPASLLELIGNTPLLPITRIDTGPCELFIKLESQNPGGSIKDRIAVSMIDAAERDGRIRPGGTLIEATAGNTGLALALVGLAKGYRTKLVIPDKMSQEKIFHLRALGAEIIMTRSDVGKGHPEYYQDMAEAIAVRTPNSVYINQFGNPANPDAHEKTTGPEIWAQTGERLDAVVCGVGSGGTLTGLTRYFRSNAPHVKMVLADPAGSVLAHFVRTGEMTDAGAWLVEGIGEDFVPPIADLSGVAEAYTIDDAESFATARELLATEGILAGSSSGTLLAAALRYCRSREQPERVVTFACDSGNKYLSKMFNDFWMYDQGFLTHPAAGGLTDLVQRRYAEGSVVTVRPDDTLLTAFGRFKLYQVSQLPVLDGNDVVGIIDESDVLHAVVSEATHFGDTVSSVMSTRLETLQPDAPLARVVQILDQGMVAIVMDGDSFVGLITRIDLLNHLRRRVKRP encoded by the coding sequence ATGGCGCCCGCAAGCCTGCTCGAGCTCATCGGCAACACGCCGCTGCTGCCGATCACCCGCATCGATACCGGGCCGTGCGAGCTCTTCATCAAGCTCGAAAGCCAGAATCCCGGCGGCTCGATCAAGGATCGCATCGCGGTGTCGATGATCGACGCCGCCGAGCGCGACGGCCGCATCCGCCCCGGCGGCACGCTGATCGAGGCGACCGCCGGCAACACCGGTCTCGCGCTCGCGCTGGTCGGCCTCGCGAAAGGCTACCGCACGAAGCTCGTGATCCCGGACAAGATGAGCCAGGAGAAGATCTTCCACCTGCGCGCGCTCGGCGCCGAGATCATCATGACGCGCTCGGATGTCGGCAAGGGCCATCCCGAGTATTACCAGGACATGGCCGAGGCGATCGCCGTGCGCACACCGAACTCGGTCTATATCAACCAGTTCGGCAACCCCGCGAACCCGGACGCACACGAAAAGACGACCGGCCCGGAGATCTGGGCGCAGACCGGCGAGCGGCTCGACGCAGTTGTCTGCGGCGTCGGCAGCGGCGGCACGCTGACGGGACTCACGCGCTATTTCCGCAGCAATGCGCCGCACGTAAAAATGGTGCTCGCCGACCCGGCCGGTTCGGTGCTCGCGCATTTCGTCAGGACCGGCGAGATGACCGACGCCGGCGCGTGGCTCGTCGAAGGCATCGGTGAGGACTTCGTGCCGCCGATAGCCGACCTCTCCGGCGTCGCCGAGGCCTACACGATCGACGACGCCGAGAGCTTCGCGACCGCGCGCGAGCTGCTCGCGACCGAAGGCATCCTCGCCGGCTCGTCGTCGGGCACGCTGCTCGCCGCGGCCCTGCGCTACTGCCGCAGCCGCGAGCAGCCCGAGCGCGTCGTGACCTTCGCCTGCGACAGCGGCAACAAGTACCTGTCGAAGATGTTCAACGACTTCTGGATGTACGACCAGGGCTTCCTGACGCACCCGGCCGCGGGCGGCCTGACCGATCTCGTGCAGCGCCGCTACGCCGAAGGCTCGGTCGTCACGGTGCGCCCGGACGACACGCTGCTGACCGCGTTCGGACGCTTCAAGCTGTACCAAGTGTCGCAGTTGCCGGTGCTCGATGGCAACGACGTCGTCGGCATCATCGACGAGTCCGACGTGCTGCACGCGGTCGTCAGCGAAGCGACGCACTTCGGCGACACGGTGTCGTCGGTGATGAGCACGCGGCTCGAAACCCTGCAGCCCGACGCGCCGCTCGCGCGCGTGGTGCAGATCCTCGACCAGGGCATGGTCGCGATCGTCATGGACGGCGACAGCTTCGTCGGCCTGATCACGCGCATCGACCTGCTGAACCACCTGCGCCGCCGGGTCAAGAGACCATGA
- a CDS encoding NADH-quinone oxidoreductase subunit C, whose product MELPGLDCRFERLAAPLPMHRARVDAAQWSALALAVAEAKGRLVSLWGSDRRAAGDGFAVAAAYATAEGLLWAELGLDVVRPAYPDISRFFAPAVRMQRTAHDLVGIDAEDAADTRPWLRHGAWPADYFPLRIENTGQERFAPQPDNYPFVLVEGDGVHEIPVGPVHAGTIEPGHFRFSVVGEKVLRLEERLGYTHKGIERCFMGMDIDEGARLAGRVSGDSTVAYAWAYAMAAESAAGVVVPERAAWLRALLLERERVANHLGDLGALGNDAAFGFALAQFSRLREDWLRANFEAFGHRLLMDRIRPGGVVQDLDAATAAQLRREANALAAEVAELKDIYDEHAGLQDRFVTTGRVTPELAARLGLTGLAGRASGQAADLRADFPWPPYDELAVTASTQLNGDVAARVALRFDECFESLRLIDALLAALPEGPLHVPVAIRAAGSGAGWIEGWRGEIFVALETDARGRIARCHCHDPSWQNWPVIEHAIIDNIVADFPLINKSFNLGYSAQDL is encoded by the coding sequence ATGGAATTACCCGGACTCGATTGCCGCTTCGAACGGCTCGCTGCGCCGCTGCCGATGCATCGCGCCCGCGTCGATGCGGCGCAGTGGAGCGCGCTCGCGCTCGCGGTCGCCGAAGCGAAAGGCCGGCTCGTGAGCCTGTGGGGCAGCGACCGGCGCGCGGCGGGTGACGGCTTCGCGGTGGCGGCAGCGTACGCGACCGCGGAAGGCTTGCTGTGGGCGGAGCTCGGGCTCGACGTTGTGCGCCCGGCCTACCCGGACATCTCGCGCTTCTTCGCCCCGGCAGTCCGCATGCAGCGCACCGCGCATGATCTGGTCGGCATCGACGCCGAGGACGCCGCCGACACACGCCCGTGGTTGCGCCACGGCGCGTGGCCGGCCGACTACTTCCCGCTGCGCATCGAGAACACCGGCCAGGAACGCTTCGCACCGCAACCCGACAACTACCCCTTCGTCCTTGTCGAAGGCGACGGCGTGCATGAAATCCCGGTCGGGCCGGTGCACGCCGGCACGATCGAGCCGGGGCATTTCCGCTTCTCGGTCGTAGGCGAGAAAGTGCTGCGGCTCGAGGAGCGGCTCGGCTACACGCACAAGGGCATCGAGCGCTGCTTCATGGGTATGGACATCGACGAAGGCGCGCGGCTGGCGGGGCGCGTGTCGGGCGACAGCACGGTGGCGTATGCGTGGGCATACGCGATGGCGGCCGAGTCGGCTGCCGGCGTGGTGGTGCCGGAGCGCGCGGCATGGCTGCGCGCGCTGCTGCTCGAGCGCGAGCGCGTCGCGAACCACCTCGGCGATCTTGGTGCGCTCGGCAACGACGCCGCATTCGGCTTTGCGCTCGCGCAGTTCTCGCGCCTGCGCGAAGACTGGTTGCGGGCGAACTTCGAGGCGTTCGGCCACCGGCTTCTGATGGACCGCATCCGCCCGGGCGGCGTCGTGCAGGATCTCGACGCCGCCACCGCCGCGCAGCTGCGCCGCGAGGCGAACGCGCTCGCCGCCGAAGTCGCGGAACTGAAGGACATCTACGACGAGCACGCCGGCCTGCAGGACCGCTTCGTGACCACCGGCCGCGTGACGCCGGAACTCGCCGCGCGGCTCGGTCTGACCGGGCTCGCCGGGCGCGCGAGCGGGCAGGCCGCGGACCTGCGCGCGGACTTTCCGTGGCCGCCGTACGACGAGCTGGCGGTGACCGCGTCCACGCAGCTCAACGGCGACGTCGCCGCCCGCGTCGCGCTGCGCTTCGACGAATGCTTCGAGTCGCTGCGGCTGATCGACGCCCTGCTCGCCGCGCTGCCAGAGGGTCCGCTCCATGTACCGGTCGCAATTCGCGCCGCGGGGTCCGGCGCCGGCTGGATCGAAGGCTGGCGCGGCGAAATATTCGTCGCACTCGAAACCGATGCGCGCGGGCGCATCGCGCGCTGCCATTGCCACGATCCGTCGTGGCAGAACTGGCCGGTGATCGAGCACGCGATCATCGACAACATCGTCGCCGACTTCCCGCTGATCAACAAATCCTTCAACCTCGGCTATTCCGCGCAGGATCTGTGA
- a CDS encoding zinc ribbon domain-containing protein YjdM, which translates to MSTIPACPRCAMENTYPDGGNYICADCAHEWPIAAAADADDEADALVKDANGNVLADGDSVVLIKDLKVKGSSITLKVGTKVKSIRLVGGDHEVDCRMDAGSFMLKACYLKKV; encoded by the coding sequence ATGTCCACGATCCCCGCTTGCCCCCGATGCGCGATGGAGAACACCTACCCGGACGGCGGCAATTACATCTGCGCCGATTGCGCCCACGAGTGGCCGATCGCGGCAGCCGCCGACGCGGATGATGAGGCCGATGCGCTCGTGAAGGATGCCAACGGCAACGTGCTGGCGGATGGCGACTCGGTCGTGCTGATCAAGGACCTGAAGGTCAAGGGGTCCTCGATCACGCTGAAGGTCGGCACGAAGGTCAAGAGCATCCGCCTTGTCGGCGGAGACCACGAGGTCGACTGCAGGATGGACGCCGGCAGCTTCATGCTGAAGGCCTGCTACCTGAAGAAGGTCTGA
- the trxC gene encoding thioredoxin TrxC codes for MTTETLTIACPHCHVLNRLPGGRLSDDPNCGKCHQPLFTGHPVELDATSFDVHAGHGDLPLLVDFWASWCGPCRTMAPAFEEAAAKLKPHVRLAKVNTEEAQDLAARYAIRSIPTMVLFRAGREVARQSGAINTGQILQWAKAQGL; via the coding sequence ATGACCACCGAAACCCTGACCATTGCCTGTCCGCACTGCCACGTCCTGAACCGCTTGCCGGGCGGCCGTCTCAGCGACGACCCGAACTGCGGCAAATGCCATCAGCCGCTCTTCACCGGCCATCCGGTCGAACTCGACGCCACGAGCTTCGACGTGCACGCCGGTCACGGCGATCTGCCGCTGCTCGTCGATTTCTGGGCGTCGTGGTGCGGCCCGTGCCGGACGATGGCGCCTGCGTTCGAGGAGGCCGCGGCGAAGCTCAAGCCGCATGTTCGGCTCGCGAAAGTCAATACCGAGGAGGCGCAGGATCTCGCGGCGCGCTACGCGATCCGCAGCATCCCGACGATGGTGCTGTTCCGCGCCGGGCGCGAAGTCGCGCGCCAGTCCGGGGCGATAAACACCGGGCAGATCCTGCAGTGGGCGAAGGCGCAGGGACTGTGA
- a CDS encoding NADH-quinone oxidoreductase subunit B family protein: MWHILKYIVRHGRPGASAPQPLSASRHRAHLIHADILAILGRALAIRQVDAGSCNGCELEIHALNNPYYNIEGLGIKFVASPRHADMLLVTGPVSRHMELALKRTYDATPAPKLVVAIGDCGCTGGIFGESYASCGRVSNVIPVDVTVPGCPPPPADILAGILTALQGRPSLAGDGGTAPDFTPGFN, from the coding sequence ATGTGGCACATCCTCAAGTACATCGTCCGCCATGGCCGTCCCGGCGCATCGGCCCCCCAGCCCCTTTCCGCGTCGCGCCACCGGGCACACCTGATCCACGCCGACATTCTCGCGATCCTCGGCCGCGCGCTGGCGATCCGGCAGGTCGACGCCGGCTCGTGCAACGGCTGCGAGCTCGAGATCCACGCGTTGAACAACCCCTACTACAATATCGAGGGACTCGGCATCAAGTTCGTCGCGAGCCCGCGTCATGCCGACATGCTGCTCGTCACCGGCCCGGTGTCGCGGCACATGGAGCTCGCGCTGAAGCGCACCTACGATGCGACCCCGGCACCGAAGCTCGTCGTCGCAATCGGTGACTGCGGCTGCACCGGCGGCATTTTCGGCGAAAGCTACGCGAGTTGCGGGCGGGTGTCGAACGTCATTCCGGTCGACGTCACCGTTCCCGGCTGCCCCCCGCCCCCGGCGGACATCCTCGCCGGCATCCTCACCGCCCTGCAGGGCCGTCCATCCCTTGCCGGAGATGGCGGCACGGCGCCCGATTTCACGCCCGGCTTCAACTGA
- a CDS encoding GumC family protein, whose amino-acid sequence MIRDDTGPTTVDPFWSGLAPTAHPAPHKRRRIAVFGLSFLLFATASLIYDYSRPAEYRTAARLRIDMPGNGDTADERRAAVQAAFLTEVEVLTSRPLVEKAAARLAGIGTPLPAGSGDGSGDSGDSVEDYRRMLDATPVEGTDVVELAASGRPADALAPLVNALIDTYRGQLAERYRQYSGSRATKAQDEAEKLEERVAEKRRALDDYRRRHDIVSLERDENHVLSQVKGVGQSLNAANDRLVAAEAKLRSLRESIAAGKSIVRARDNPTLSNLEQRASQLREEQHELERAYTPDFLAFDPRAKALRMRIASLDEQMKQVREGGQQAALSDAEEEVAAARAAVDRLAQQAGGERRTVQAFTARLGEFKAMQEELTGLEEMHRTAVVRATGLQAAERIRVPEVTTFEAAFPPGEPWRPQYGRDAAIGVTASLLLALLTTWIVELFNRTAPAPSLVIAPAWLRSVQLPAARAPEALGQFASSALLAGAAQLPRELDETEIAQLLDELPDDARIGALALLSGLSFDELARLKWPAVDLANRRILLPDRAVPLSAAFEAQLGRYREHPPQTDDGPVVPAASGETSDALDATLLYAAHDAGIPGADEITSAALRHSYIAYLVRQGVRFADLFGIVGRLPADMLGAYTALSPAGKKRPLEEIDRTHPVLRHVRSA is encoded by the coding sequence ATGATCCGCGACGACACCGGCCCCACTACTGTCGATCCGTTCTGGAGCGGCCTCGCCCCGACCGCCCACCCAGCTCCGCACAAGCGGCGGCGCATTGCCGTCTTCGGCCTGAGTTTCCTGCTGTTCGCCACCGCGAGCCTGATCTACGACTACTCGCGTCCCGCCGAATACCGCACTGCCGCGCGGCTGCGCATCGACATGCCGGGCAACGGCGACACCGCCGACGAACGCAGGGCCGCAGTCCAGGCGGCGTTCCTGACCGAAGTCGAAGTGCTCACGAGCCGCCCGCTCGTCGAGAAAGCGGCCGCCCGGCTCGCCGGCATCGGCACGCCGCTGCCGGCCGGCTCCGGCGATGGCAGCGGCGATAGCGGCGATAGCGTCGAGGACTATCGGCGGATGCTCGACGCGACACCGGTCGAAGGAACCGACGTCGTCGAGCTCGCCGCGAGCGGCAGGCCGGCCGACGCGCTCGCTCCGCTCGTCAACGCGTTGATCGACACTTACCGCGGCCAGCTCGCCGAACGTTATCGCCAGTATTCGGGCAGCCGTGCGACCAAGGCGCAGGACGAGGCCGAGAAGCTCGAAGAGCGCGTCGCCGAGAAGCGGCGCGCGCTCGACGACTATCGCCGCCGCCACGACATCGTCTCGCTGGAGCGCGACGAAAATCACGTCCTGAGCCAGGTCAAGGGCGTCGGACAATCGCTGAACGCGGCGAACGACCGGCTCGTCGCAGCCGAAGCGAAACTGCGTTCGTTGCGCGAGTCGATCGCGGCCGGCAAGTCGATCGTCCGGGCGCGCGACAACCCGACGCTGTCCAATCTCGAGCAGCGTGCGTCGCAGTTGCGCGAGGAGCAGCACGAGCTGGAGCGGGCCTACACGCCGGACTTCCTCGCGTTCGATCCGCGCGCCAAGGCCTTGCGCATGCGGATCGCGAGCCTGGACGAACAGATGAAGCAGGTCCGCGAAGGCGGGCAGCAGGCAGCGCTGAGCGACGCCGAAGAGGAAGTCGCGGCGGCGCGTGCGGCCGTCGACCGGCTGGCTCAACAGGCGGGCGGCGAGCGGCGGACGGTCCAGGCGTTCACTGCGCGCCTGGGCGAGTTCAAGGCCATGCAGGAGGAGCTGACCGGACTCGAGGAGATGCACCGGACCGCGGTCGTCAGGGCGACCGGACTGCAGGCCGCGGAGCGGATCCGCGTCCCGGAAGTGACGACGTTCGAAGCGGCTTTCCCGCCGGGCGAGCCGTGGCGGCCCCAATACGGCCGGGACGCGGCGATCGGCGTGACGGCGTCGCTGCTGCTGGCGCTGCTGACGACCTGGATCGTCGAGCTATTCAACCGCACGGCCCCGGCTCCGTCGCTCGTCATTGCGCCCGCGTGGCTGCGCAGCGTGCAGCTGCCGGCAGCGCGCGCACCGGAGGCGCTCGGGCAGTTCGCGTCGTCGGCGCTGCTCGCGGGCGCCGCGCAACTGCCGCGCGAACTCGACGAAACCGAGATCGCGCAGCTGCTCGACGAACTGCCCGACGACGCCCGCATCGGCGCGCTCGCGCTGCTTTCCGGCCTGTCGTTCGACGAACTCGCACGGCTGAAATGGCCGGCGGTCGATCTGGCCAACCGCCGCATTCTCCTGCCGGACCGCGCCGTGCCGCTGTCTGCAGCGTTCGAGGCGCAACTCGGCCGGTACCGGGAACACCCTCCGCAAACGGACGACGGCCCTGTCGTCCCCGCCGCGAGTGGCGAGACGTCCGACGCGCTCGATGCGACGCTTCTTTACGCCGCGCACGATGCCGGCATCCCCGGCGCGGACGAGATCACGTCCGCGGCGCTGCGTCACAGCTACATCGCCTATCTGGTGCGCCAGGGCGTGCGTTTCGCGGACCTGTTCGGCATCGTCGGGCGGCTCCCCGCCGACATGCTGGGCGCCTACACGGCGCTGTCGCCCGCGGGCAAGAAGCGCCCGCTCGAAGAGATCGACCGGACTCATCCGGTGCTGCGCCACGTACGCTCCGCTTGA